Below is a window of Populus trichocarpa isolate Nisqually-1 chromosome 3, P.trichocarpa_v4.1, whole genome shotgun sequence DNA.
TTGACTCGAATGAGCCGTGATCTGATATTATTCGACCACCAATTAAAAAACCATCCAGTTAATTAATCACCAAAGTATAGCTGTCTTCTTCCTTTGTACAAAAAGACAATAAATGGACTTGTTGAAACTAGTCTAGGAAAGAGCTACCTACTCTATCCATCTATATTTGTACCGGTACACAGAGATTAGCAAttggatttgattaattaaaccatGAAACAGtcatggtttaagaaaaaaaaataaaggatggcTTTGGCTTAGGTTGAAGCAGCAAGTTGCTGTCTCTCATGTCATTCAGAATCATCCAGAtagtgaaaagaaaataaccCCATTTCAAATCCATGGAAGTTTGCCACAAACCAGTTCTGCCAAGTGAAGAAGACAAGGAATGAACTGTCGTCATAGATGAGAACCTTCGTGATATAATACGCAAACACATCGAAGAGTAAAGACCTATGCATACCATATATAAACGTgtgagattgaaataaattacataTAACCATAAGCGTGTCCTTATCTTCTCTTTTAATGGCTTcactatacacacacacattacaACACGCATAAATGTTATCAAGTCTCATTCTCACATCAAACATCTTCAAAAATCCAAGCTAACTCTTCATTCACCAGCTAACCAAGCTTGATTCAAATGGCCAAGGTTCATGCTTTACCACAAGTTGATTCTTCTTCTTGCTCTACCTCTACTAATTCTTATATCTCTTCAAAGCCAGAAACGTTCACTATATGGATGAAATCACTTGTGATGCAAACAAATGGGTGCACTGTTTATAATGAAAATGGTGAGGTTGTTTATCGAGTAGATAATTATGACAAGAAGGGAAGCAATAAAGTTTATCTCATGGATCTCAAGGGCAATGTTCTCTTCACTATACTTAGAAGGGTATGTTCATGATTTCGAATTGTGATCAGTCTGATCATTTGAAAGACTGCCCTTTTGTCACaagatttaatgtttttatctttaatttatgcaGAAACTATTCTTTTTCAGACAGTGGAGGGGTTATAAAAGTGATGGCTTAAAGTTAAGAAATCAAGAGCCTTATTTCCAAGCTAAAAGTACAGAAATATTCCAAGGCAATTTATCTTGTCGAATTACTGTTCGATCCAGCGAAGCTCCCGATCAGAGATGCCACTACAAGTTAGAATCCTTGGCTGGAAAATTAGCATTCAAGATTACAAACAGCAATGGTGAAATTGTTGCAGAGGTATCCTTCTGATTCTTCCAGAATATAACTGATGATTTGGGACCCGgctatatattatatagttcGGTCTCTTTATACCTTATGTCATGAGAAATATTAACATTTAGTTTATGTGCTTGGGCAGGCCAAGAGAAAGCAATCATCCTCGGGAGTATTATTAGGAGATGATGTACTGACCTTGGTGGTGGAGCCTCATGTTGACCACTCATTTATCATCGGACTTGTGACTGTGTACGGTTTGATGCATCATAAACTGTGAATACTCTTCAAAATAATCACAAGATGTATATAGATCAggagatttttatataaatcgaTTTCAGTTAAGacgatttttgttttttttttttataattttttacctaTTCAATCCATGAGAACTTTAGCTAATGTAATGGGGGGTTTCTTTCTGCGCccctcccttcttttttttttttttcttttctttccggTGCCATATTTCATCAGATTTTTCATCAATGCAAAGTCCTTTTGTAAAGTAAGACAAATTAGACCCATAAATTATCTAACTATTTGTCACTTAATATTCCATGTTAAGTGTTTCTTACCACTACAAGCAATGCCTAAATTTCATTACCCAGCTTAATTCAAATTAAGTTGCATTAAAACTTATTCTCAAGGTTGAATCTTGATCAGAGAAATTGTCACAATGCCTGCACTGTTTGGAATTGCATTCCAATagtattttatgaaaatttgaaaaacaagttttgcttaaattttttttttatgttattatattgttttgatacgctgatataaaaaatatatattgttttgatgtatttttgagtaaaaaatattttgaaaaataatattatcatacTCTCAAATACCCTTTAAATTTAGTATGCATAATCTAGGTTTATAATTAGATGGAGAAGATAAAAGGAAATATAGTTGCTTTTAGATCATAATTCATATTTTTGGTAATATTGGAGTTAGCTAATTTagtatttgttaaaaaaaaaaaagaaggtaattGGTTGTTCAACTCAAGACCCTCATTGTTGACTATGTTTTGCACAAAATGTCTATACTGGATACtgattaagagattttttttatccgtgataattaataaaacaatgtctatctaataaaatattttttattttactttttaaaaatattaagaaataagcATTTTATGTTTccatttaatcaattaatttaatttaattaaaaatataaaataaaacaactttaaaaaaaaacaataaataaagagaCCTGAtataacttgagttattttcaaaatcagtgGAAATCTTAtcaaaagcaataaaaacaattaatgaatctaaatttttaattaaataaatattaaaaaataaaactaaaaaaacttaagcttTAAACGCGTCGTCTATTCATCCCTAAAATCCAGTCACTATGGTGGTCAGAAAAACAGAACCCTTTGTTTTCTTActcaaaactcattttcaactcaTTATGTTGTCCAAAACACCTAGGAATACCCTATAGATCTTGTTAAACTAATTCATAACcacaaaaatgtaaaaaactaccctaaaacctgaaatccatcataaaaaaaactttccaagtttatatttgattttttaggtgttttcaagttaaaaaaaaacacatactcTTAATTCTCCTCATCATATGGAACCACCtgacacaaaaaacaattattttggtGGCTTAAATCCTCACTAACaaacattttctctctctaagctGTAATCTAACACCCTCCTCTCTCTTCTCCAacccaaaaaaaactcaaaattaaattttataaaatttaagggACCTGTCacttaatagataaaaaaatacggGACTCAAATGAATTTTGacataaattttcaatataCCACCTATAACATCTGCTTTTTTCACTTCGGACCCCTTTCTTTTAATCAACCCttccttacaaaaaaaaatacatgcaattAGGCTCTAATTTGGTCTAGAAAGAgcttaattgtaaaaaaaaaaatcaaaaatcaaattgaatttttttaaaaaaattacactatTGTAATTCACGATAAAATATGAGATGTTAAacagtgtttatatatatatatatatataatcttcatATTGTTGAAGGTATATTTAAAGATTTGTCTTTGACATAAAGGGGATATAATTGGATATTTGGCTGAAACTTTGTCATACCTGTGGCCTTTTGGGCCAGAATCCAGCACCATCATTAAAAATATGCCCAAAACATAATCCAGTAATTTTAGGGCCAAACGCCTAACTAGGAACTAACATTCTCGTTAATCACTTCAAAACAGGCATTCCTGACTTAATCGAAAatacttttccttttccttttccctttccaATTCTAATTTTCTACttcattttcagttttattgtccaataaaaaattgttcattCCTTACCGTCTCACCATGTTTTTCCAAGTTACAAAATTAGAGATAAACATATGAATTTACCTCATCATAGATAAtcatatgaatttaaaataaatacagtTTGAATCTGAAAGTTCAAGCAACAAAAcatttattgaataaataaaaaaaagttatgcaaGGAATGGTAGTGAAAAGAGAAACACAACCCTTCATTCAATGAAAAGAGTTGGAGAGCATGAAAAAAATGTTCTCCGAGCTAAAGAACAAAACCAGAGAATTAGAAAACACGCTTTCccaattttctaattaaaaatttttgaaCATGAACAAGAAactctctgttttttgtttttattttttcctgaaaaattggAGTATATCTGCAATACCGAGCTTCCCAGAACATGCGCTTctggaaaaaatatgaaaaagaaagaccATTCAAGCCCAATGCGTTTTGTAAGCAGCggagaaaacaaaaccaatttaaaagaTGCGCACACCCAGAAACAAGCAACGCAACATTGCTTGAAAATAACTCCGAAGCacatgacagaaaaaaaaacatacagcaGAAGTAAACCAGACACCCGTATATCCCATAAGCAAATGAAGGAAAGACAGATATCTCTCATCTTTAATCCTCGTCCTGGTATGCTTCCTCATCTTCATACTCGCCTTCCTCATCAGCAGTTGCGTCCTGGTATTGCTGGTACTCTGAGACCAAATCATTCATGTTGCTCTCAGCCTCTGTAAATTCCATCTCATCCATTCCCTCTCCAGTGTACCAATGCAAGAAAGCCTTCCTGCGGAACATGGCAGTGAACTGCTCACTAACTCTTCTGAACATCTCTTGGATTGATGTTGAGTTGCCAATGAAAGTGGAAGCCATTGTCAAGCCTGTAGGAGGAATGTCACAGACAGTGGACTTGACGTTGTTGGGGATCCATTCAACAAAGTAGGATGAGTTCTTGTTTTGAACGTTGATCATCTGCTCATCAACTTCCTTCGTGCTCATTTTGCCACGAAACATCGCAGAGGCTGTGAGATATCTGCCATGGCGAGGATCAGCAGCACACATCATATTCTTGGCATCCCACATTTGTTGGGTGAGTTCAGGTACAGTTAGGGCACGGTATTGCTGTGAGCCACGGGATGTGAGAGGTGCAAAGCCAACCATGAAAAAGTGAAGACGGGGGAATGGGATGAGGTTCACAGCAAGTTTGCGAAGGTCTGAATTGAGCTGACCAGGGAAACGAAGGCAGCATGTAACACCACTCATGGTGGCTGAAATCAGGTGGTTCAGATCCCCAACTGATAAACAAAATTTTCCAGTTAGTTACCATCAACGATAAAGGCATCTATCACATTGATCATCTCATCAcagtgaaaaattatataacataACAGGGGAAGGAAAGTTTCCAAAgacccaatttttttattctgcgGTTGAaagttctttttttctcaaaatgcAGGCTTATGAATGAGAGAAACAGTAACAAAAGAAGGCTATCACTTGTAGCAAGCCATAGACAACCATGTTATAACAATGAGCATATCAAAACAAGTGTTAGTTTAGCTGAAGCTATTACCAAAGCATTACTAAAAATGGCAAAAACCTATGAAACCTGACGTTTTATATCTTTATGAGCTAAAACAGCTTTAGCAAGCGAGGCAGAAAAGAATATGAAACCATGTGGCTAAAACCGTCCAAAGATGGTCACTGAAAAATTGAGGATATATTTGTGCACCGACCATGAGCACACGGTTATTCTTCTAGGTAAACTAGAATATTGTTTCAATTACGAGACAGCGAGCTCCCCATTTAAATAAAACCCagatcaaattaatatattaccATCTCACATAAATCATGATTATGAATACCTTTTTTGCCTACTTCATTGTCCAGTTATATGAAAGGGAAGAAACTGAAACCTTTAATTCAAGCAGCACATCTATGATAAATTAAAGTACAGCTCCTACTAAAATTGCAAACGAAGTGCACGACAAACACACACAAAGAGAAGCAAATCAAAGGAAATTGAGACCAGGGAAAAAGAGGTAACAGAAAGGGGAGGGGGGGCTTACAGCTGGGAGTTGTGAGCTTGAGAGTACGGAAGCAGATATCATAAAGAGCCTCATTATCAAGAACCATACACTCATCAGCATTCTCAACAAGCTGGTGAACAGAGAGAGTTGCATTGTAAGGCTCAACGACAGTGTCTGAGACCTTTGGAGATGGGAAGACAGAGAATGTTAGCATCATTCGATCTGGGTATTCCTCTCTTATTTTCGAGATCAAGAGTGTTCCCATTCCAGACCCTGTGCCACCCCCCAGTGAGTGGCATACCTGAAATCCTGCATTaccaacaaatttatttatttattaactacTTATCAAAGCCAAAACACCAGACAAGAGTCTCTTTTATTTGCTGAATCATTATCAGAAATAAATAGCCTTCAACGAGATTAGACTTTAGAGTAGCAGATGGACTGAcaaaatttatgaaatcaaCTCGCTTCTTTactttattacattaaaaaaaacatttattatattttctctctaaaaaaaaactctagtcaGAAACTCTTTGTTCCATTCTCCTCCATTTCCCTCAATTTCCCGAACCAAACAAACCGTATAACTCAACTTTTCCTCATTTTCCGAAGAAccaaacagaaaaggaaaaaaagaactcCAGGTCCACTTTCCTGAGAAACAAACAGGAAAACCATATCGCTTTCCATTCCACTTTttcgaaaaacaaaaaatgaagaccaaaaCTCCTTACCTTGCAAGCAGTCACAGTTCTCAGCCTCCTTCCTAACAACATCAAGAACAGAATCAATCAACTCCGCGCCCTCCGTATAATGCCCTTTAGCCCAGTTGTTACCAGCACCAGATTGGCCAAACACAAAATTATCCGGTCTAAAAATCTGTCCATAAGGACCGGATCTAACACTATCCATAGTACCCGGTTCAAGATCCATTAAAACAGCACGAGGGACAAACCTTCCACAGCTGGCTTCATTATAGTAAACATTAACTCGCTCGAGTTGGAGAGCCGAGTCACCATGATACCGACCGGTTGAGTCAATCCCGTGTTCTGCACATACTACTTCCCAAAACTTTGCTCCTATTTGGTTGCCGCATTGGCCTCCTTGGATGTGAAGgatttctctcattttctcgGAAAAAGTTTTTGAGAGGGAAAGTTTAggggtttttatatatatattattgttttttttctgtagAGGAGACTGGAGAAGATGCAGTGTGTGCTCTGTGGTTTGATTCTTCCTTGTTTGTGTATTAAAAAGAAGGAATTTGACGGTTCTGTTAGTTGACGGTGGAGAAGGGATTGACGTTTGGTTTTAGTGGGaacttgaaatttttgaaattgggTTTGGTTTCTCTGGTGAGGTAGTTTTTATTGGGTTTGTGCAGTTGGAGACGCGGAAGGAGGTGATTTGTTAACGGAGGAGTTGAATAATTTGGCGGAAAGTGGAATCTGTTTTGTAAATAAATGGTTGTCGATTGGATtgggtttttatataaaataaatttataaagggggaattattttataatgtttgtactgtaaaaaataaattgaaaaatattttttagtgttaaattatataatagaaattgattttaaaaataaattattgatatttattttttaaaatttattaaaaaataaaaactaaaattgataaatagaAAGGCTGAAaggtaatgaaattgaaaaaaaatataattttataaattattttaaataaaataaataataattaaaataatggtaACTAAATTTGACATACGAAAAAGTTAAAggagtatgaaattgaaaaaataatttaatttcataaactatttcgagtaaaa
It encodes the following:
- the LOC7465851 gene encoding protein LURP-one-related 11 translates to MAKVHALPQVDSSSCSTSTNSYISSKPETFTIWMKSLVMQTNGCTVYNENGEVVYRVDNYDKKGSNKVYLMDLKGNVLFTILRRKLFFFRQWRGYKSDGLKLRNQEPYFQAKSTEIFQGNLSCRITVRSSEAPDQRCHYKLESLAGKLAFKITNSNGEIVAEAKRKQSSSGVLLGDDVLTLVVEPHVDHSFIIGLVTVYGLMHHKL
- the LOC7465852 gene encoding tubulin beta-5 chain; protein product: MREILHIQGGQCGNQIGAKFWEVVCAEHGIDSTGRYHGDSALQLERVNVYYNEASCGRFVPRAVLMDLEPGTMDSVRSGPYGQIFRPDNFVFGQSGAGNNWAKGHYTEGAELIDSVLDVVRKEAENCDCLQGFQVCHSLGGGTGSGMGTLLISKIREEYPDRMMLTFSVFPSPKVSDTVVEPYNATLSVHQLVENADECMVLDNEALYDICFRTLKLTTPSFGDLNHLISATMSGVTCCLRFPGQLNSDLRKLAVNLIPFPRLHFFMVGFAPLTSRGSQQYRALTVPELTQQMWDAKNMMCAADPRHGRYLTASAMFRGKMSTKEVDEQMINVQNKNSSYFVEWIPNNVKSTVCDIPPTGLTMASTFIGNSTSIQEMFRRVSEQFTAMFRRKAFLHWYTGEGMDEMEFTEAESNMNDLVSEYQQYQDATADEEGEYEDEEAYQDED